From the genome of Plectropomus leopardus isolate mb unplaced genomic scaffold, YSFRI_Pleo_2.0 unplaced_scaffold18284, whole genome shotgun sequence, one region includes:
- the LOC121965033 gene encoding gap junction delta-4 protein-like codes for KTWWMLMLLLRLLVLLLAGFTLFNDEQERFICNTIQPGCSNVCFDVFAPISVFRLWLLHLILLCLPHVLFATYVMHKVLSYPYFGGSYCDRSQGGSPFNLENSSSSRELSLHKALLHDPPREWGVPRFYCAYFLVVILRILLEGVFGAGQFFLFGLSIPKSFLCYEAPCTNGVECYISRPTEKTLMLNFMLGVSSLSILLSLVDLMSSMKAMVRWRRKREMWMEEMSKGEQSSMFTSTSTTEDSDVLLTRRVSPSVSSKNGLKDEKHAAAVMPDGEPLHAKMNGGSIIKSGESTNDKRLEGKDAKLGMSQSPNLISTPAPTHFVLNSHLRPPTSPRPDRGPPPNPKMPKKLDQYAPVGANLGQHSDSSESQDKRAWV; via the coding sequence GCAAAACCTGGTGGATGTTGATGCTTTTACTACGTCTGCTGGTCCTCCTGCTGGCTGGCTTCACCCTCTTCAATGACGAACAGGAAAGATTCATCTGCAACACCATCCAGCCAGGCTGCTCTAATGTGTGTTTTGACGTATTTGCTCCCATATCCGTCTTTCGTCTCTGGCTCCTCCACCTCATTCTGCTCTGTCTCCCCCATGTGCTGTTTGCAACCTACGTCATGCACAAAGTTTTGTCATATCCCTATTTTGGCGGTTCTTACTGTGACAGGAGTCAAGGAGGTTCACCTTTCAACCTTGAGAATTCAAGCTCCTCAAGAGAACTGTCCTTGCATAAAGCTTTACTTCATGACCCCCCTCGAGAATGGGGAGTACCGCGCTTTTACTGCGCTTACTTCCTGGTTGTAATTCTTCGAATCCTTCTAGAGGGGGTTTTCGGTGCAGgccagttttttctttttggtttgtccattcctAAGAGCTTTCTGTGTTACGAGGCTCCCTGCACAAATGGTGTGGAGTGCTACATCTCCAGACCAACTGAGAAGACGTTAATGCTCAACTTCATGCTAGGTGTCTCCTCCTTGTCCATTCTGCTAAGTCTTGTTGACCTGATGAGCTCTATGAAGGCAATGGTGAGATGgagaaggaagagagagatgtgGATGGAGGAGATGAGTAAAGGAGAGCAAAGCAGTATGTTTACATCGACAAGTACAACTGAGGACAGCGATGTTCTTTTAACCAGAAGAGTCAGCCCGAGTGTGAGCTCAAAGAACGGTCTCAAAGATGagaaacatgctgctgctgttatgcCAGATGGAGAACCTCTTCATGCAAAGATGAATGGTGGAAGCATAATTAAATCTGGTGAATCCACAAATGACAAGAGGCTAGAGGGCAAAGATGCTAAGTTGGGGATGTCTCAGTCGCCCAATCTCATAAGCACTCCAGCCCCAACTCACTTTGTCCTCAACAGCCACCTGAGGCCTCCAACATCCCCTCGCCCCGACAGAGGACCACCACCAAaccccaaaatgccaaaaaagctGGACCAGTATGCTCCAGTTGGGGCAAACTTGGGCCAACACTCAGACAGCAGTGAATCTCAAGACAAGCGGGCATGGGTGTAA